The Paenibacillus tianjinensis genome has a window encoding:
- a CDS encoding sodium-dependent transporter: MNKIKGEQSLLSEKKERFSSSGFIFAAIGSSVGLGNMWKFPYITGENGGAAFFLLFIVCLVLVGLPVLLAELAIGRSGRGSAATSFTRAGGGKGWKAAGILQVLAPFLILSFYIIVAGWTLNYALISFNGQLFNNSDYAGEFGSFISGYAPIVWQGVAMLITAGVVILGVSGGIEKFNKVLIPGLVVLLIVLMIRAVTLPGASEGVSFFLKPDFSVLTAESALVALGHAFFSLSLGMGILLTYGSYVDKRQSLGTAAFAIGGGDLLYALIAGLIIFPTTFSFGIAPDQGPSLIFIALPAAFSAMPFGGFFGGLFFILLAIAALTSAVSLLEVPVSFAMERWNWSRQRSVWILSLVCFLLGIPSALSLGMFPELTFGGKALFDWMDFITSNIMLPLGGLLITVFAGYFWKGAAEAAGLTSRWFRIWLFMLRYVAPVLVFLVLLHTSGIISF, from the coding sequence ATGAATAAGATTAAAGGTGAACAAAGTCTGCTCTCAGAGAAGAAGGAGCGTTTTTCTTCCAGCGGCTTTATTTTTGCAGCCATCGGCAGCTCAGTGGGTCTGGGGAATATGTGGAAATTCCCTTACATTACAGGGGAAAATGGCGGTGCAGCGTTCTTCCTGCTCTTCATTGTCTGTCTGGTGCTGGTCGGCTTGCCGGTGCTGCTCGCTGAGCTTGCCATCGGACGCAGCGGACGCGGAAGCGCAGCGACTTCGTTTACCCGGGCCGGAGGCGGTAAAGGCTGGAAGGCTGCCGGAATTCTGCAGGTATTAGCTCCGTTTCTAATTCTCTCTTTCTATATTATCGTTGCCGGCTGGACACTGAACTACGCACTGATTTCCTTCAATGGGCAGCTGTTCAATAACAGTGACTATGCAGGTGAATTCGGCTCCTTTATTTCCGGATATGCGCCGATTGTCTGGCAAGGTGTAGCCATGCTAATTACGGCGGGTGTAGTTATCCTCGGGGTATCCGGCGGGATTGAGAAATTCAACAAAGTACTGATTCCCGGTCTGGTCGTTCTGCTTATTGTGCTCATGATCCGTGCGGTTACTTTGCCGGGCGCCTCCGAAGGTGTATCGTTCTTCCTTAAACCGGACTTCTCAGTTCTGACTGCGGAATCGGCATTGGTCGCTTTGGGACATGCCTTTTTCTCTTTGTCGCTCGGAATGGGGATTTTGCTAACTTACGGTTCTTATGTGGATAAAAGGCAGTCATTGGGAACGGCTGCGTTTGCCATCGGTGGAGGAGATTTACTCTATGCATTAATCGCAGGACTGATTATTTTCCCGACAACGTTCTCGTTTGGTATTGCCCCCGATCAAGGGCCTTCGCTGATCTTTATCGCGTTGCCGGCCGCTTTCTCGGCCATGCCTTTTGGCGGATTCTTCGGCGGTTTGTTCTTCATCCTGCTGGCGATTGCAGCCCTGACTTCGGCAGTATCCCTGCTTGAGGTTCCAGTATCCTTCGCGATGGAGCGCTGGAACTGGAGCCGTCAACGTTCGGTCTGGATTCTGTCACTGGTCTGCTTCCTGCTGGGTATTCCTTCAGCGTTGTCGCTCGGAATGTTCCCTGAGCTTACGTTCGGAGGCAAAGCCCTGTTTGACTGGATGGATTTCATTACCTCTAATATTATGCTGCCGCTTGGCGGTCTGCTGATTACTGTTTTTGCCGGATATTTCTGGAAAGGGGCAGCGGAAGCCGCCGGGCTTACGTCGCGCTGGTTCCGCATCTGGCTGTTCATGCTCCGGTACGTTGCGCCGGTGCTGGTGTTCCTGGTGCTGCTCCATACGTCAGGAATAATTTCCTTCTAA
- a CDS encoding DUF2231 domain-containing protein — translation MFTEVFNHIHPIVVHFPIALIIIGFGYDLVLALKKRSLNPAGGLWMWMLAAVGAWVAIATGPDDDARGVTSFIEPHEMLATLTAWIVSLIVVWRLLMYWKGKRAFVKVPLVLYLAVSLVSCGLVLGTGYYGGKMVYTDGVGVSANGAPVHPSVQGNQ, via the coding sequence ATGTTTACTGAAGTCTTTAACCATATTCATCCCATTGTTGTACATTTCCCTATAGCTCTGATCATCATCGGATTCGGGTATGATTTGGTGTTGGCCCTAAAAAAACGCTCTTTGAATCCTGCCGGCGGGTTATGGATGTGGATGCTTGCTGCAGTTGGAGCCTGGGTCGCTATTGCGACCGGACCGGATGATGATGCCCGGGGTGTGACTTCATTCATTGAGCCCCACGAGATGCTCGCCACCTTAACCGCTTGGATAGTTTCTCTGATCGTTGTCTGGAGATTGCTGATGTACTGGAAGGGGAAACGAGCTTTTGTAAAAGTTCCACTGGTGCTGTACTTGGCCGTTTCGCTTGTCTCCTGCGGCCTTGTGCTGGGAACCGGTTATTATGGCGGCAAAATGGTGTATACAGATGGCGTAGGCGTTTCAGCCAACGGTGCTCCCGTCCATCCCTCTGTGCAGGGGAATCAGTGA
- a CDS encoding response regulator transcription factor — protein sequence MHILVVEDDAKLGYMIQYKLISAGHRTEWARNSEEAEQFFSTAEFDLYILDWMLPGKTGLELCRQRRVLNDNTAILMLTARGEIEDRVSGLLTGADDYMIKPFAFEELLARITSLDRRKQTRGYTLKYAVSGLRLSPDTQEAEREGVPLTLTKREFQLLEFFARHPNVVLSRERILNSVWGSEANVTLNAVDAVIKLLRKKVDDPFPVKLIRSVHGRGYRLADNGVDHDDT from the coding sequence ATGCACATTTTAGTAGTAGAAGACGACGCCAAGCTTGGCTATATGATTCAGTATAAGCTCATATCGGCAGGACATCGGACGGAATGGGCCCGCAATTCGGAAGAGGCGGAACAATTTTTTTCCACTGCGGAATTTGATCTGTATATTCTGGACTGGATGCTTCCCGGCAAAACCGGTCTGGAGCTATGCCGGCAGCGGCGGGTCCTGAATGACAATACGGCCATTCTGATGCTGACTGCACGCGGCGAGATTGAGGATCGCGTCAGCGGACTTCTTACAGGGGCAGACGATTATATGATCAAGCCCTTTGCTTTCGAAGAATTATTAGCCCGGATTACCTCCCTGGACCGCAGAAAGCAAACCCGGGGATATACCCTAAAGTATGCGGTCAGCGGCCTCCGGCTGAGTCCGGACACACAGGAGGCAGAACGTGAAGGTGTGCCCTTAACATTGACCAAACGTGAGTTCCAGCTGCTGGAGTTTTTTGCCCGTCATCCGAATGTCGTGCTCTCCAGAGAGCGTATTCTCAATTCTGTATGGGGCAGTGAAGCTAATGTGACTCTGAATGCTGTCGATGCCGTCATCAAGCTGTTGCGGAAAAAAGTTGATGATCCCTTCCCTGTGAAGCTGATCCGGAGTGTACACGGAAGAGGCTATCGTTTAGCAGATAATGGGGTTGACCATGATGATACCTAA
- a CDS encoding sensor histidine kinase → MMIPNTRRQLTIFYSTMIGLILLIMAVSFYGVLTDVMHRDERHNLESAGLKALDEWLNKPVLAEDAEEIREQRQAGARRMEWEYLQSDQFAVIADSSWTVFVHSPERNNLLLKPSFQQQLDAQGSKSYVHLSYFPGKNQADFAILRLMTGDESHPVLWIGEEVSKQEHLLKEMRLLLFGITLLLLAVTTIIGYILAGRAILPLNQAFIRQQKFTSYASHELRTPLSVLQLSVDILEEEQHKLSPVHQTVLQDMKEEIERMTRLTGQLLTLARNDSPLQRMRREAFDLQDRLSFAAVRMQLMALEKNVKLKLHTGIEEESLTCIGDSEQIDQVLYILLDNAIKYSAEGGTVTLGITRNDNGTVNVIIQDTGCGIPEEDLPHLFERFYRVDQARTREHGGTGLGLAIAYEIVSRHDGRIVVTSTLHQGSTFMVILPGTK, encoded by the coding sequence ATGATGATACCTAATACCCGCAGGCAATTAACCATCTTTTACAGCACGATGATTGGATTAATTCTGCTCATCATGGCGGTTTCCTTTTACGGGGTACTGACGGATGTGATGCACAGGGATGAAAGGCATAATTTGGAATCTGCCGGGCTGAAAGCTTTGGATGAATGGTTAAATAAACCCGTGCTGGCAGAGGATGCAGAGGAGATCCGTGAACAGCGGCAGGCAGGTGCCCGCAGAATGGAATGGGAGTATCTGCAGAGTGACCAGTTTGCTGTCATAGCAGATTCATCATGGACGGTCTTTGTTCATTCGCCAGAGAGAAATAACCTGCTGCTTAAGCCTTCCTTCCAACAGCAGCTGGATGCTCAAGGGAGTAAAAGCTACGTTCATTTAAGCTATTTTCCGGGTAAGAACCAGGCAGATTTTGCAATTCTGCGATTAATGACAGGTGACGAATCACATCCTGTTCTCTGGATCGGGGAAGAGGTGAGCAAACAGGAACATCTGTTAAAAGAGATGAGGCTGCTCCTCTTCGGGATCACTCTTCTCCTCCTGGCGGTGACCACGATCATAGGTTATATACTGGCCGGCCGGGCTATACTCCCTCTCAACCAAGCGTTTATCCGGCAGCAAAAATTCACCTCTTACGCCTCCCATGAGCTAAGGACACCTCTGAGCGTGCTTCAGCTGTCGGTGGACATTCTGGAGGAGGAACAGCACAAGCTATCGCCTGTCCATCAGACGGTGCTTCAGGATATGAAAGAAGAAATAGAGCGTATGACACGTTTAACCGGGCAATTGCTTACACTCGCCAGAAATGATTCCCCTCTGCAGCGCATGAGGCGGGAGGCATTCGACTTGCAGGACAGACTTTCTTTTGCAGCCGTGAGAATGCAGCTAATGGCTCTGGAGAAAAATGTGAAGCTAAAGCTCCACACAGGCATTGAGGAAGAGAGCCTAACCTGTATTGGCGACAGCGAGCAGATAGACCAAGTCCTGTATATCCTTTTGGATAATGCCATTAAATACTCTGCAGAGGGAGGCACAGTGACACTGGGAATTACCCGGAATGATAACGGCACTGTGAATGTAATTATTCAAGATACGGGCTGCGGAATTCCCGAGGAGGATCTGCCCCATCTGTTCGAACGTTTCTACCGGGTAGATCAAGCCCGTACAAGGGAACATGGCGGCACCGGATTGGGGCTGGCTATCGCCTATGAGATCGTCAGCAGGCACGATGGCCGGATCGTCGTAACCAGCACTCTCCATCAGGGAAGCACTTTTATGGTCATCCTTCCTGGAACTAAATGA
- the ltrA gene encoding group II intron reverse transcriptase/maturase has product MRSHEVQRQQNISQESLRQREAVKPPGYAGAPSSSSAQIAPSSREAESNLLERMLEGDNLRLAYKRVVQNGGAPGVDNVTVANLQAYLKTHWESVKAELLAGAYRPASVKRVEIPKPGGGVRLLGIPTVMDRFLQQALLQVMNPIFDAEFSWYSYGFRPGKSAHDAVKQAQRYIQSGLRWVIDLDLEKFFDRINHDMLMARVARKVTDKRVLILIRAYLNAGVMVNGKLERSREGTPQGGPLSPLLANILLDDLDKELTGRGLRFVRYADDCNIFVASKRAGERVMESVSRFVEGKLKLKVNRDKSAVARPWHRKFLGFSFLSQKQATIRLAPKTISRFKERIRELTNRTWSISMEERIRQVNRYVMGWLGYFHLASAKKHLQTLDQWIRRRLRMCLWKQWKRVRTRIRELRALGVPEWACFTMANSRRGAWEMSRNTNNALPTSYWEGKGLKSLLSRYLELC; this is encoded by the coding sequence ATGCGTTCGCATGAAGTGCAAAGACAGCAGAATATCTCGCAAGAGAGCTTACGGCAAAGAGAAGCGGTGAAGCCGCCAGGGTATGCCGGAGCGCCGAGTTCTTCGTCGGCACAAATCGCCCCTTCCTCTCGCGAAGCAGAGAGCAACTTGCTGGAGCGAATGCTCGAAGGAGACAACCTTCGGCTCGCGTATAAACGAGTGGTACAAAACGGAGGAGCGCCCGGTGTGGACAATGTAACGGTAGCGAATCTACAAGCTTATTTGAAAACACATTGGGAATCGGTGAAAGCCGAACTTCTAGCGGGGGCTTACAGACCTGCGTCAGTCAAACGGGTGGAAATCCCCAAACCCGGAGGCGGTGTAAGGCTACTAGGCATCCCAACCGTTATGGACCGTTTTCTCCAGCAGGCGCTTCTACAAGTCATGAACCCGATCTTTGACGCAGAGTTCTCCTGGTATAGCTATGGCTTTCGACCGGGGAAAAGTGCACATGACGCCGTGAAACAAGCGCAAAGATATATCCAAAGTGGCCTCCGGTGGGTCATAGACCTCGATCTGGAGAAATTCTTTGACCGGATAAACCACGACATGCTGATGGCAAGAGTGGCGCGGAAAGTGACAGACAAAAGAGTACTGATCCTGATTCGTGCATATCTGAACGCCGGAGTTATGGTGAACGGAAAGCTGGAACGTAGCCGGGAAGGAACGCCCCAAGGCGGTCCGCTCAGTCCGCTTTTGGCAAACATTCTACTGGATGATCTGGATAAGGAATTGACCGGACGCGGGCTGCGTTTTGTACGCTATGCAGACGACTGTAATATCTTTGTGGCGAGCAAACGAGCGGGCGAACGGGTCATGGAATCGGTTAGCCGATTTGTAGAAGGAAAGCTGAAACTGAAAGTGAACCGGGATAAAAGTGCGGTAGCAAGGCCGTGGCACCGAAAGTTCTTAGGATTCAGTTTCCTGAGCCAGAAACAGGCGACGATTCGATTAGCTCCAAAAACAATCTCGCGATTCAAGGAAAGAATACGTGAACTAACGAATCGAACGTGGTCTATTTCCATGGAAGAGCGAATTCGCCAAGTGAACCGGTATGTGATGGGATGGCTTGGCTATTTCCATCTGGCGTCGGCGAAGAAACACCTCCAAACGCTGGACCAGTGGATTCGGAGAAGGCTGCGAATGTGCCTGTGGAAACAATGGAAACGAGTGCGCACACGGATCCGCGAACTCCGGGCGCTTGGGGTGCCTGAGTGGGCCTGTTTCACGATGGCAAACTCACGGCGAGGCGCATGGGAAATGTCCCGGAACACAAATAATGCCCTTCCCACTTCCTACTGGGAAGGGAAAGGGCTGAAAAGTTTGCTTTCACGTTATTTGGAGCTTTGTTAA
- a CDS encoding glycosyl hydrolase 53 family protein, with the protein MGTAAAAERNSPYIVNGGFESDFWADKSWSVETETWDQVDIQQFAYTSDKWLTPDEGAHAFKYWIKDTAAGTTAFTVKQSIPSLPAGSYELTVKSMGGADKQAGNVELFAGTEKSAAAATTGYNAWGTVSLKFVLTQDTANLVLGANISGGPGAWGYADSFALKQTSTEAVPPVAADIFVKKVEGLPSDFIKGVDISSIISLENSGVKFYNEAGEVQDIFKTVHEAGVNYIRVRVWNDPFDSAGNGYGGGNNDLATAIEIGKRATANGMKLLVDFHYSDFWADPAKQHTPKAWADLSFEAKKTALYNYTKESLQAMLDQKIDIGMVQVGNETNGQFAGESDWTKMSALFSAGSKAIREIDPGIQIALHFTNPESAGRYASYAKTLQDNKVDYDVFASSYYPFWHGTLSNLTSVLKQVADTYGKKVMVAETSYTYTAEDGDGHGNTAPQSSGQVLDYPISVQGQANSVRNVIEAVANVGAAGIGVFYWEPAWLPVGPKDKLEQNKLLWEQYGSGWASSYAKEYDPKDAGVWYGGSAVDNQALFDFSGHPLASLNVFKYVNTGAVAPLAVDEIKDVTVTAIAGEPIQLPTVTSVTYNDGCTGTIPVVWDQTAFEQAVSKGAGSYVIGGTAEGGLTVKAYLEIKKQNFIVNAGFENNDRSMWEITYGAGSSPHTDYQNKVTDAKSGNYSLHFYSASGVNFSVTQTVYGLTPGYYNLSMFIQGGDAVNPEMNLFAVTGGAEVKADTGVNGWTQWNNPQLENILVTDGKLTIGARVKADGGAWGTLDDFYLSFVKGTGEQEPDPGTETPGTETPGTETPGTETPGTETPGTETPGTEAPGTETPVTQPSTGVTQPQTEFIAVNGDGGSLFINRTTLVDGTKKDKVDYSAAKALEAVNKVVAAGLDTVRLVLPDTEDKVAEQEIGLSKDTLKTLASGKVNLEMSTVNARLILPQQTLAQLDGDYQFKFTPVKSEQAIKAVEERAKREQIVQAAAGSGEVHVVGRPVNIETGVKNQPVDLILPLPGNVLPTDAAAREAFLSHLVFYVEHSDGEKVLVQPQVVQYSADKLGLKISVNKFSTFTVLDMDNWPASQKKSHEAYMQGYPDGTFKPEQAMTRAELAAVLSRIGAPTASNAQPAAYKDQNDFQWAADDILKVTSGGLMTGYPDGNFGPDLNITRAEMAAVVVRWMQLSGEPASSFTDTADHWSVHNIALVQQAGYMKGMPDGSFGPDKYLTRAEAVTIFNRVLNRGPLFGIQSSGWSDVSNSYWAFYDIVEATTNHSYTTREAGGEAVE; encoded by the coding sequence ATGGGGACTGCTGCGGCTGCAGAGCGGAATAGTCCGTATATTGTGAACGGCGGATTTGAGTCGGATTTTTGGGCCGATAAGTCATGGAGTGTGGAAACAGAAACCTGGGATCAGGTAGATATTCAGCAGTTTGCTTACACTTCCGATAAATGGCTCACACCGGATGAAGGAGCACACGCCTTCAAATATTGGATCAAGGATACGGCTGCTGGAACCACTGCATTTACGGTGAAGCAGAGCATCCCTTCACTCCCTGCGGGAAGCTACGAGCTCACAGTCAAGTCTATGGGGGGTGCTGATAAGCAGGCGGGGAATGTTGAATTGTTTGCCGGAACCGAGAAGTCGGCAGCTGCTGCAACCACCGGCTATAATGCCTGGGGAACGGTCAGCCTGAAATTTGTTCTGACGCAGGATACCGCAAATCTTGTACTTGGAGCGAACATCAGCGGTGGTCCTGGCGCTTGGGGATATGCGGACAGCTTTGCGCTGAAGCAGACAAGCACCGAGGCGGTTCCGCCGGTGGCTGCGGATATTTTTGTGAAGAAAGTGGAGGGACTTCCGTCTGACTTCATTAAGGGCGTGGATATTTCCAGCATAATTTCGTTAGAGAACAGCGGAGTCAAGTTTTATAACGAAGCTGGAGAGGTACAGGATATCTTTAAGACCGTACATGAGGCCGGGGTGAATTATATCCGGGTACGCGTATGGAATGATCCTTTTGATTCAGCTGGAAACGGTTACGGCGGGGGCAATAATGATCTGGCAACCGCAATCGAAATCGGCAAAAGAGCGACCGCAAACGGCATGAAGCTGCTGGTGGACTTCCATTATTCCGACTTTTGGGCGGATCCGGCCAAGCAGCATACGCCTAAGGCCTGGGCCGATTTAAGTTTTGAAGCGAAGAAGACGGCACTTTATAACTATACCAAAGAAAGTCTGCAGGCTATGCTTGATCAAAAAATTGACATCGGCATGGTTCAGGTAGGCAATGAAACCAATGGACAATTCGCCGGGGAATCCGACTGGACAAAGATGAGTGCATTGTTCAGTGCAGGCAGTAAAGCGATCCGGGAGATCGACCCGGGCATTCAGATCGCACTGCATTTTACGAATCCGGAATCGGCGGGCAGATATGCTTCTTATGCCAAAACCCTGCAGGATAATAAAGTAGACTATGATGTATTTGCAAGCTCTTATTATCCGTTCTGGCACGGCACTTTAAGCAATTTGACCTCTGTACTGAAGCAGGTTGCCGACACGTACGGTAAAAAAGTGATGGTAGCCGAAACCTCTTATACGTATACCGCTGAGGACGGGGACGGGCATGGCAATACTGCGCCTCAGAGCTCGGGGCAAGTTCTGGACTACCCGATCAGCGTTCAAGGGCAGGCCAACTCGGTCAGAAACGTAATCGAAGCGGTCGCCAATGTGGGTGCTGCGGGGATTGGCGTGTTCTACTGGGAGCCGGCGTGGCTTCCGGTAGGTCCGAAGGATAAGCTCGAGCAGAACAAGCTCCTCTGGGAGCAATATGGCTCAGGCTGGGCTTCCAGCTATGCGAAGGAATATGACCCTAAGGATGCAGGGGTATGGTATGGCGGAAGTGCTGTTGACAACCAGGCCTTGTTTGATTTCAGCGGGCACCCGCTGGCTTCGCTGAATGTGTTCAAGTATGTGAATACAGGTGCGGTTGCTCCACTCGCCGTCGATGAGATCAAGGATGTCACGGTGACGGCCATTGCAGGGGAACCTATCCAGCTGCCGACGGTCACAAGTGTTACTTATAACGATGGATGTACAGGGACTATACCTGTTGTCTGGGATCAGACCGCATTTGAACAAGCCGTAAGCAAGGGTGCCGGCAGCTATGTGATCGGAGGAACGGCTGAAGGCGGCTTGACGGTGAAAGCTTATCTGGAGATAAAAAAACAGAACTTTATCGTGAACGCAGGCTTTGAGAATAACGACCGGAGCATGTGGGAGATCACCTATGGTGCAGGAAGCAGCCCGCATACCGATTATCAGAATAAAGTGACGGATGCCAAAAGCGGAAACTATTCGTTACACTTCTACTCTGCCAGTGGAGTTAACTTTAGTGTAACGCAGACGGTATACGGGCTGACACCCGGTTACTACAATCTGTCCATGTTTATCCAGGGCGGAGACGCTGTTAATCCGGAGATGAATCTCTTCGCGGTAACAGGCGGAGCAGAAGTGAAAGCGGACACCGGAGTGAACGGGTGGACGCAGTGGAATAACCCGCAACTCGAGAATATTCTCGTAACGGACGGAAAGCTGACAATTGGTGCGCGCGTTAAAGCAGACGGCGGGGCATGGGGAACGCTGGACGACTTCTATTTGAGCTTTGTGAAGGGAACCGGAGAGCAGGAGCCGGATCCGGGAACGGAGACACCAGGAACCGAAACGCCGGGAACGGAAACGCCGGGAACGGAAACGCCGGGAACGGAGACACCAGGAACAGAGACACCAGGTACTGAGGCTCCAGGAACAGAAACGCCTGTGACCCAGCCGTCTACTGGAGTAACCCAGCCGCAGACCGAGTTCATTGCAGTCAATGGAGACGGCGGCAGTCTGTTCATTAACCGTACGACCCTGGTGGACGGAACGAAGAAAGACAAAGTGGACTACAGTGCTGCAAAAGCGCTTGAGGCTGTAAACAAGGTTGTTGCAGCCGGCCTTGATACGGTACGGTTAGTCCTTCCGGATACAGAAGATAAAGTCGCTGAGCAGGAAATTGGCTTGTCCAAGGATACCCTGAAGACATTAGCATCCGGCAAGGTCAATCTGGAGATGTCTACAGTGAATGCCAGACTGATTCTGCCACAGCAAACTCTGGCTCAGCTGGACGGGGATTATCAGTTCAAATTCACCCCGGTTAAGAGTGAACAGGCAATCAAGGCTGTGGAAGAACGGGCGAAACGGGAGCAGATCGTTCAAGCAGCTGCGGGCTCAGGTGAGGTTCATGTTGTAGGCCGTCCGGTCAATATTGAGACAGGTGTGAAAAATCAGCCGGTAGACCTGATCCTCCCGCTGCCAGGTAATGTGCTGCCAACGGATGCAGCTGCGAGAGAGGCCTTCCTGTCTCATCTGGTGTTCTATGTTGAACATAGTGACGGGGAGAAAGTGCTGGTTCAGCCTCAAGTGGTACAATATTCTGCCGATAAGCTGGGGCTGAAAATCAGTGTGAACAAGTTCAGCACCTTCACTGTGCTAGACATGGATAACTGGCCTGCATCCCAGAAGAAATCACATGAAGCGTATATGCAAGGCTACCCTGACGGGACATTCAAACCGGAGCAAGCCATGACCAGAGCTGAGCTGGCGGCGGTTCTGTCCCGCATTGGAGCCCCTACGGCTTCAAATGCCCAGCCGGCAGCTTACAAAGATCAGAATGATTTCCAGTGGGCTGCGGACGATATTCTTAAAGTGACTTCCGGAGGACTAATGACAGGCTATCCAGACGGCAACTTTGGACCGGACCTGAATATAACCAGAGCCGAAATGGCTGCGGTTGTCGTACGCTGGATGCAGCTGAGCGGTGAACCTGCGTCGTCGTTCACCGATACTGCAGATCACTGGTCGGTTCACAACATTGCACTGGTTCAACAGGCCGGTTATATGAAAGGAATGCCGGACGGAAGCTTCGGGCCGGATAAGTACTTAACCCGGGCAGAAGCGGTAACTATTTTCAACAGAGTATTGAACCGCGGGCCTTTATTCGGCATCCAGTCTTCCGGCTGGTCGGATGTGTCCAATAGCTATTGGGCCTTCTATGACATTGTTGAAGCCACCACAAACCACAGCTACACAACGCGGGAAGCAGGCGGAGAAGCAGTAGAGTAA
- a CDS encoding HD-GYP domain-containing protein: protein MSIIEYDNFIGKRLGTHIYADNGILLISKDTILRKSHIEKLANFKIQLGSVEAAVEGYVEEEAARPEVPVSARSAAAAESRAKVKRTEMHLQEIDKLVRNNGTVPMEEVEEKILPFIKDTAKRYNLFQVFSELKDQGDYRYKQSIGVAVIATSLGKWLKLDEEELSLLTIAACVYDIGTVKLPSSLMNKPGRFEKHEQEIMKQHTLLGYELLTGSEVDPRVALVALQHHEREDGSGYPHGIKGDQIDRLSKIVTLADIYMAMISDRPHRPAFTFFEVINEIHKGIIHNRFDSTIGMTFLDSLLANQVGCEVHLSDGRTGKILLTNVNYPTKPLIAVEDNEFIDLSKTNDLHIMDVIG, encoded by the coding sequence ATGTCGATCATTGAATACGACAATTTTATTGGAAAACGTTTGGGAACCCATATTTATGCGGACAATGGAATATTGTTAATTTCCAAGGACACGATTCTTCGAAAGAGTCACATCGAAAAGTTGGCAAATTTCAAAATTCAGCTGGGCAGTGTAGAGGCAGCCGTCGAAGGCTATGTAGAGGAAGAAGCGGCCCGGCCTGAAGTTCCCGTATCGGCTCGTTCTGCAGCCGCCGCGGAATCCCGCGCCAAAGTGAAACGGACTGAAATGCATCTGCAAGAAATAGACAAGCTTGTACGAAACAACGGCACCGTGCCTATGGAGGAGGTTGAAGAAAAAATACTCCCCTTTATTAAAGACACTGCGAAGAGATATAACTTATTCCAGGTATTCTCCGAACTTAAAGACCAGGGTGATTACCGCTACAAGCAAAGCATCGGAGTTGCTGTCATTGCCACATCGCTTGGCAAGTGGCTCAAGCTGGATGAAGAGGAACTGAGTCTTCTGACCATAGCGGCCTGTGTGTATGATATTGGCACGGTTAAGCTGCCGTCCTCCTTAATGAATAAACCGGGAAGGTTTGAAAAGCACGAACAGGAAATCATGAAGCAGCATACTTTACTTGGTTACGAACTGCTGACAGGCTCGGAAGTGGATCCGCGTGTGGCCTTGGTCGCCTTACAGCACCATGAAAGGGAAGACGGCAGCGGGTACCCGCATGGAATAAAAGGCGATCAAATCGACCGGCTGAGTAAAATTGTTACCTTGGCAGATATATATATGGCGATGATCTCAGACCGGCCGCACAGACCCGCGTTTACATTTTTCGAAGTCATTAATGAAATTCATAAAGGAATTATACATAACCGGTTTGACTCTACGATAGGCATGACATTTCTGGATTCGCTGCTTGCGAATCAAGTCGGATGCGAGGTTCATTTATCAGACGGACGTACGGGGAAGATTCTGCTTACAAACGTGAATTATCCCACAAAACCTCTTATTGCTGTAGAGGATAACGAATTCATTGATCTTAGTAAAACGAATGACCTCCACATCATGGATGTCATTGGATAA